cgcACAAATGTCTTTCGTTAAAATTTATGTCATAAGAAAGGTTAGTGTTTCTCAGTTCTATATGAAATACGTGACTAAAATCATACTTGTGAAAGAAAACAATTACActgaaaatgttcacaaaaatgtaatatgaaacattttgtgagaaaaagtCGCCATTTGGAAAAAGTAACTTGAAAAGGTTTCGctttgagaataaagttgaaCTTGTACAAGAATCACCTGCGAAAAAAGTAAAATCATTATTTTGCACAGATCAATGTTATACTATTAGTTCTTATTAAAGTGATTTGtacctttttaaagaaaaaaattacaagTAACTTTACTTATACTGTAATAGATGTTAATAAAAGCTTTAGTTTGTAGGATAAATATAAGAGAAAAAGGTCACAGTCTTGTGAGAATGAAGTGGTAATGTTAGAATAAaaataggacaaaaaaaaacaaaaacataaaaaaacaaaggtaACCTTAGGATATAGGATATAGTCTGAATTTTACAATTGAAATCTGATTCTTTTTACAATAAAAAGGTtagaaagttgcaaaaaaaacaaaaacaaaaaaaaacctcatttaaaataacaaagaaaaaagttgtaataagAGTACAattctttttcccccccttgaTCTTCTGCTGAACTAAAATGACGTTATTGTGAAAGTCAATAAGAGCATAAAAGTGTACCTGCATTACGATTGTTGAGGAAGCTCAACGGAACACTTTGTGATTGTGTAAACGTTTGCGAGTGTCCCTGAGAAACAACTACGCACACTCAAATCtcatcttgtttttctttttttttctttttttttttaactaataccGAATGATTTTATATTGTTTAAATTTGTGATGGAACATGAACCTCATTGTTTTCTCTTTTCAGTGTGGCTCGAACACGCTCTCGTAATTTTGTCCTTCCCGTTTTCCATCACGTGCATTTCGGTGCACCGTGCGTGTGCTTGACACTCTTGTGCTTCATATTTGTATGGTGTCGGTTCCAAAGTGGTGGGAATTCACTCCATGCGGGCAATGTGAATccgtacggaagcgtagagctgccaatgtggagtaaacatttttggctgccgagtatgttcgaacatactcgcaaatatgtttgaacatactcgctcaaacatactcgcaaatatgtttgaacgtacatgtaggctacatgctacaaagttagcatcccttcccataatgccacggggtattatttgtgcATGCACAAGTGAAAACACAaccccattttttgggccacattaccaattcatgagaaaattaaatacacaaaaaacagTGTTCATGCTTAACTTTTacaatttattatgtctgccgtatCTGCCtaaaaaaatggggttttgttttcactcgcacATGTGCAAATAAttccccgtggcattatgggaaggtatgctaactttatagcatgtagcctacaagtacattcgaacatatttgcgagtacgtttgaacatatttgcaagcatgttcgaacatactcgacagccaaaaatgtttactccacattggcagctctacgcttctgtAGGAATCGAGCGTGTGGAGAGGAAAACAAACAGGacgaagcccccccccccccgccccccacgaGAGGGTTTGATGGTCCAGGCTCATCATCCAAGGTCAATCCTCCGGCGCCGTTGTCGCCACGACAAAGTCAGACCGTCGTTTCGATCTTTTCGATAATCTCGATGGTGGACTTGGAGGGCGAGAGGAGGGAGCCGTCGTCCTGATCCCACAGGCTCCCGGGACTGGAGTTCCCGTCCGTGCTCAGCTCGTCGTCCTCCCGCTCGCTCTCGTCCTCGCACGATTCCAAACAGTGCAGGCCCAGCGCGTTGATGCCGGAGTCCTCGGAGCTGGACGGGGACGAGCACTGGTCCATTTTGGGACCCTTGACTTTGTCCGAGGGCGGGGCCTGTTTTTTGTGGGCCTTGACGGTGGGTTGCGGTGGAGGGGCGGGGCTAGCGGGGGGCTGAGGCGGCGGTTCGGGCAGCGCGGGCGGCAGGGGCCGCTGCACGTAGCACATCTTGCCGTTGATGCGCTTCACCACGTAGTCGTCCACGAAGAGGTCGGCGATGACGCAGTACTTGGGGGATTCCAGGTGAGGCGGCGAGCGGAAGCAGGGCGCCAGCTTGAGGAAACGCTCGGCCAGGGAGACGGACAGGTCCATGGAGCTGCTGtactcggcggcggcggcggagggcaCCGCTGTGCTGGGCAGCTGGCACACGTTGGTCATGGGTTGGTACACGTATTTGCCTGCATGGGAGGACAAGCAAGACTTTCATTAGCGATCATAACTCGTAACAATACAATGACAACGATGTCACACTTTTATTATCGCATAACTGCAATAACCCAAAAACAAGTGGTCTCAAAAACTCCGCCTTGAGTTCCAAATTTGTAATTAGTCAGTCGGCCTATTTAAAGTGTAGTGCAGGGTGCGAGGTCCGGAgtactgcaggttttagatgtttccgcctaccaacacacctgacactaaagatcaggatcgttatcaggcatgctgatgagctgattgtataaatcaggtgtgctagtgggagGAAACATCTAAAAATCAGAAAGACACGGGACCTTGAGGACTGTAATTGGTGAACACTGGTGTCGTGTgtactacataaaaaaaaaaactatatatatcttGACATGCACGTTAAAGTTCATGAGACTAGAGTTGCACCTATTATTCACTATTGGTGTCAGGCGATCAAAACTTTTAATcagaattaatcgcatgactaaAATAGTTAACTCAAGATTAATCGCAATTTtatattctaaatgtacaaaaaaatatttctaagtttttatactcttaacataaaagtgagaaaaatgttaaaactaatagaaatctctgcatcttttagtcactgatacactaatttcataattaataatataagttaaaattaaaaaggatgtactgtactgtaaaaaaaatatattcacaaaaTGAAGATCAACAGGACTGCAACTAATCCAGACCAAACTACTTCTCTGACAGTGCTTTTGGTGTCATGCCCAAATTCTTGCTCCAGCTCTTGTACTGGATCTCATTATATTGTGCAAGCAGTCCTAACGTTATGACTCCTGGATGAACTGTACATCCGCACGATGTTCGCTCCATTGAAGACTTTTCAAATTGCCCCGAGTTGTGATTGTGTGTCTCAATGGATCCAAAGCGTATAGAGAATGAATGGACGTATGGAAGAGCAACCGGGAGAGCGCAGACATTTTGTTTAAGTGGCTCCCAGGAGAGGACCAAACTACGCGAGCTGACAAGCTCCGACTTCGCTTCCTCTCACGCTTCATGTACGGCGGATATAAAAGGTCTACACGCCCCTGCTTGCGCCAAACTTGATGTTTTGAAATTTCTTTAGGGCCAAAAAGCTCAACCTTGTTTTCAGTGAGCCATAATCCCTTTCTCATACATGTTTGGAagatttcaaatgtgtttttattttctttgttaAGATGAGGTTTCTTCTTTACTAGTGCATGGAggtaggtttgtttgtttctgcagGTATCATCAAATCTAATTGACAGctttttaatgcagtttttaATGCAACTAATTTAATGCCCACATCGTACTGCATATTAGGCCTGTcaatcaattacaatttttaagcGTATGATTTCCATAGTTAACGCACAATTAATTTTAAAGTAATCACACGTTTTATatattgtaaatgtacaatgtaatatatttttttcatagtctTGTTAATTGACAAAAGTGGATAAATATGGTTACCaaatacaaactttttttttttttagttcattgaGACAGTCATTTTGTAAGTTACAGACAACAGTTACGGTTAAAAGGAAATTGAAATATTGAGTCATAGATTTGTGTTGTGGTAATTCTCTGCCACTatgtggcattagtgtttcatgctgGATGTTGGTGACAGGAAGGAAAAGGGCGTTTTCCCCCATTTCACCCCGCTCCCcgcgaggaaaacaggacaaaatatacaggaatttaagaccaaatcAGTAGAACtgcggtattgtattttagaggacactgacggaaatattttcaatgatttgattttgaagAGGTCGGGCACGTGCCGCTTAATAGCTTACTATTACGGATCGCCAATGAAGCACACATGCATGGTTTAGCTTGAGTATTTTTGGTACGAACACGACATGCACGCGGGCGGGACTGAATCAAAACAGACGGCAGTTTCCCTTGTCACATCACACTCCAGGTAGCCTAATATGAAATCCATAGGTCCTCATTTTAATGAGGCACTCTGCCCCAAAGCGTTGAAAACCGCAGCTCGCTATCGTGCGCGTCAAAGACAACAAAGGACATCACAAAATGTGTGAGAGTGCAGCGTACACTCTTCAACACCTTCTGTGTGTTTTGCACAGACACTCGTCCACATTAACCATACAACGAAGGTCGCGGCCCTTATTGCCCGGCTCAAGAgcctttcatcacatttttaaatgccAGCGCTTGAACAGCAGCACAATCACATTGATGAAAGGCATTATGGGGGATGTAGGAGATGTAAATGAGGGCCGTTGAAAATGGGAGATTACAGCTCCCTCATTACAAAAAATCTAATCACGATGCAGGATGCATAAAAGCCGAGGAGGTGACTTGTTCCCGAGGTAATGAACCTTGTCAGTGGGGAGGAAAGCAAAAACAAAGATACGACAACAAAGAGACACAAGATAATTGCGATATTGATGAGGCGCCTAGGATTCATTCGTATTTTCAACATTTACAGGTGAGACGTACGGGATGGGAATTTATTATTGGATATGTTTAGAATCAGTTATTTTAACGattattccatttttttaattgaacaaaaatttgttttacacgagttattttctttatttttccaattgctaTTGTTTTTTTAGGATCCTAATACACCCCCTCCCCatataaagaaataattgaaatcaattttCCCATGGTCAAAAAGGCAGAAGAAAGCAGCCCATCCTGAGGGTTGAAGAATGAGCTTTCTCCATCTATATTACATTCTTTGTCAGCTCCCAGAGCGCTGGCAGAGAATCTAATGGAGAAACTCTTCTGCGAATAACTCAGGAGCACACTTTCATCTCCTTCAGCGTCGAGCCGCCCATGTTTGTGCTCGCCCTTAAAAGAATGCAGCCGGACGGAAAATGTGTTGATCTCAGATTGTCGTTTCAATCTTGGCTTGCTTTGAAGTCGAAAGTAAGTCTTTAGCAAACCAGACAAAGCGTCCGTGAGAAGAAACAAATATTGAACCGGACGACGCCATATTTAACAGTGAAGCGCTTGCCTCCGCTCATTCTGTTGGAGATATTACAAATCTGAAGACAGGGGGTTCAGATTTCAGGAAAGGGGGGAAGGTCTGAGCCAGCGTCACGTGAAACGACGCGTTTCCTGTCTCATGACTCCATGTCGACACAACACGCGCATGGCTTGTCAGAATTGTCCCTTCTGCTCATAATGGCTGGCAAGACGTCACCCCTCCTACTCTGAACGAGAACAACAAAGGGTCTTTGTCTGGTTTGCTTGGGTGTTGACACTGACAAATCTTTGACTTGAAATAGCAGGAAAAGCATAGGCAGGATTTACAGCAATAATACGAGTTGTAGCTTTGCTTTGTTCCAGCGTCTGGACCACTATGATAAATTAAGTAAGACTTTGAGGCGCTCTAATGGCTAAAACAAGCGCCACATTATGGGAATGTACCATGCACTTTCAATGTAAGGCAATAACAGATATTTTCATAGCATTTCTGGGAAATACACAGCAAAACTTTAGTCTGAGTCTGACTGTACTATTGATCTTTTTATAGTGGCTGCAGCAAAGTGGTGAATCTGCAAAGATCAATCCAATAAGCCTCCCTTTGGATTTATTCACAACTACGGCATGTGGGGTAACGCACCACAACTACAGACATCACACAGTAGCGCTGTGTGTCTGCGAAAagccctgtttttttgtttttacataattCAACATTCCGTCTTCTTT
The Festucalex cinctus isolate MCC-2025b chromosome 11, RoL_Fcin_1.0, whole genome shotgun sequence DNA segment above includes these coding regions:
- the LOC144030252 gene encoding UPF0524 protein C3orf70 homolog B-like → MAASGAPKCPKSEKLDEAQALAKSCAGRPDFLPCDGLSICATHSHGKCFKLHWCCHLGWCHCKYVYQPMTNVCQLPSTAVPSAAAAEYSSSMDLSVSLAERFLKLAPCFRSPPHLESPKYCVIADLFVDDYVVKRINGKMCYVQRPLPPALPEPPPQPPASPAPPPQPTVKAHKKQAPPSDKVKGPKMDQCSSPSSSEDSGINALGLHCLESCEDESEREDDELSTDGNSSPGSLWDQDDGSLLSPSKSTIEIIEKIETTV